From Gimesia panareensis, the proteins below share one genomic window:
- a CDS encoding FAD:protein FMN transferase — translation MTSVNRQHAWFWCLTLLACSLQVTGCRNDESGSSSAALQKQQIEGPTMGTTYHITVCTPATDEVDTGQLKQDIDQLLVEINQEMSTYIKDSELSLFNQAEPNRWLPVSPAVVKVVSAGLELSEDSDGAFDMTVGPLVNLWHFGPDPGKRTLPPEDKIEAARQKVGYHHIQVQESPAALKKLIPEVYVDLSAIAKGYGVDAVAELIEARGIENYLVEIGGEMRARGINQRSESWKVGIEKPVSQTRVVQKIVPLDNLSMATSGNYRNFFEVDGVSYSHTIDPRTGRPAMHGLASVTVVGETCMKCDAIATCLMVLGHAEGYNWVKERNIAAYFIVKTDAGFTERFSPAWQKQFGEEH, via the coding sequence ATGACTTCGGTTAACAGACAACACGCGTGGTTCTGGTGTCTCACTCTGCTGGCCTGCAGCCTGCAGGTCACGGGATGCCGGAACGATGAGTCAGGCTCCAGCTCTGCTGCACTACAGAAGCAGCAGATTGAGGGGCCCACGATGGGGACGACGTATCATATTACGGTCTGTACCCCCGCCACAGATGAGGTTGATACCGGGCAGCTGAAACAGGACATCGATCAGCTGCTCGTGGAAATCAACCAGGAGATGTCGACCTACATCAAAGATTCGGAACTGTCGCTGTTCAATCAGGCAGAACCCAACCGGTGGCTTCCGGTTTCTCCGGCGGTGGTGAAAGTGGTCTCCGCGGGCCTGGAGCTGAGCGAAGACAGCGACGGGGCCTTTGATATGACCGTGGGGCCGCTGGTGAATCTGTGGCACTTCGGACCGGATCCGGGCAAAAGGACGCTGCCCCCGGAAGACAAAATTGAAGCCGCCCGCCAGAAGGTGGGCTATCATCATATCCAGGTTCAGGAGTCGCCTGCGGCACTGAAGAAGCTGATTCCCGAGGTGTACGTCGATCTCTCGGCGATTGCCAAGGGGTATGGAGTCGATGCGGTTGCCGAACTCATCGAAGCGCGAGGGATCGAAAACTACCTGGTGGAAATCGGAGGGGAGATGCGGGCCCGTGGCATCAACCAGCGTAGTGAATCCTGGAAGGTCGGCATCGAAAAACCGGTGAGTCAGACCCGGGTGGTCCAGAAGATTGTGCCACTGGACAACCTGTCCATGGCGACTTCGGGAAATTATCGTAATTTTTTTGAGGTGGATGGCGTCAGCTATTCACATACCATCGATCCCCGCACGGGGCGACCAGCGATGCATGGGCTCGCTTCGGTCACCGTAGTGGGGGAAACCTGTATGAAATGCGACGCGATCGCGACATGCCTGATGGTATTGGGCCACGCTGAGGGGTATAATTGGGTGAAAGAGCGGAACATCGCCGCTTATTTTATTGTCAAAACAGACGCCGGTTTTACGGAACGCTTTTCGCCTGCCTGGCAGAAGCAGTTCGGTGAGGAGCACTAA
- a CDS encoding NADH:ubiquinone reductase (Na(+)-transporting) subunit D — protein sequence MNSRQKEVLTGPILNNNPIALQILGICSALAVTTKMETALVMSIAVTLVTACSNAAVASIRLQIPSSIRIIVQMTVIASLVILVDQFLKAFAFGISKQLSVFVGLIITNCIVMGRAEGFAMKNEPGISFLDGIGNGLGYSAILMLVAFFRELLGSGSLFGVPILKLSRDGGWYDANGLMLLPPSAFFIIGITIWVLRTLKTDQMEEA from the coding sequence ATGAATTCACGACAGAAAGAGGTCCTGACAGGACCGATTTTGAATAACAACCCGATCGCGCTGCAGATCCTGGGGATCTGTTCCGCTCTGGCGGTGACCACGAAAATGGAAACCGCGCTCGTGATGAGCATCGCGGTGACACTGGTGACGGCCTGCTCGAATGCAGCGGTTGCTTCGATCCGTCTGCAGATTCCCAGCAGCATCCGTATCATCGTGCAGATGACGGTCATCGCTTCACTGGTGATTCTGGTAGACCAGTTCCTGAAAGCATTTGCTTTCGGGATCAGCAAGCAGCTGTCCGTGTTTGTGGGACTGATCATCACCAACTGTATCGTGATGGGACGTGCCGAAGGCTTCGCCATGAAAAACGAGCCCGGCATCAGTTTCCTGGACGGGATCGGCAACGGACTGGGTTACAGTGCCATTCTGATGCTGGTCGCCTTCTTCCGGGAACTGCTTGGTTCCGGAAGTCTGTTCGGTGTTCCCATTTTAAAACTGAGTCGTGATGGTGGCTGGTACGATGCCAATGGTCTGATGCTACTGCCTCCCAGCGCGTTCTTTATTATTGGTATTACCATCTGGGTTTTGCGAACTCTAAAGACCGACCAGATGGAGGAGGCATAA
- the nqrF gene encoding NADH:ubiquinone reductase (Na(+)-transporting) subunit F yields the protein MNPEILLGVIMFTGIVLALVAIILLAKSKLVASGNITITVNEQKKIEVPAGGKLLNALAENQIFVSSACGGGGTCAQCEVKVLQGGGDILPTERSHFNNREVREGCRLSCQVPVKTDMEIEVPPEVFETKKWVCKVRSNDNVATFIKELVLELPEGEDVAFKAGGFIQIEAPPHHLKYSEFDIPDEYKEDWDNFDLWRFESKVDEEVIRAYSMANYPGEKGIIMLNVRVASPPPRAPEGTPPGKMSSYIFNLKPGDEVTISGPYGEFFIADTEAEMIYIGGGAGMAPLRSHIYELFKERKTNRKVSYWYGARSMREMFYEDEFRAIEEEFPNFKMHIALSDPMPEDNWTGLQGFIHQVLLDEYLSKHPAPEDCEYYICGPPMMLSAVRNMLDDLGVEPENVRYDDFG from the coding sequence ATGAATCCAGAAATTCTGCTTGGCGTTATCATGTTCACGGGCATCGTCTTAGCCCTGGTCGCCATCATTTTATTAGCGAAATCCAAACTGGTTGCCTCCGGTAATATTACGATCACAGTCAATGAGCAGAAAAAGATTGAAGTCCCTGCGGGCGGAAAACTCTTAAACGCTCTGGCGGAGAATCAGATCTTCGTTTCTTCAGCTTGTGGCGGTGGTGGAACCTGTGCTCAGTGTGAAGTGAAAGTGCTGCAGGGCGGCGGCGACATTCTGCCGACCGAACGCTCTCACTTCAATAACCGTGAAGTTCGCGAAGGCTGCCGACTGTCCTGTCAGGTGCCGGTGAAGACCGACATGGAAATCGAAGTTCCGCCGGAAGTCTTCGAAACCAAAAAGTGGGTCTGTAAAGTTCGTTCCAACGACAACGTCGCCACCTTCATTAAGGAACTGGTGCTGGAACTGCCTGAAGGTGAAGATGTGGCCTTCAAGGCCGGTGGGTTTATCCAGATCGAAGCGCCGCCGCACCATCTGAAATACAGCGAATTTGATATCCCGGATGAATATAAGGAAGACTGGGACAATTTTGACCTCTGGCGTTTTGAGTCCAAAGTGGACGAAGAAGTCATCCGCGCCTATTCGATGGCGAACTATCCCGGGGAAAAAGGGATCATCATGCTCAACGTGCGTGTGGCTTCCCCTCCACCCCGTGCTCCCGAAGGCACCCCGCCCGGGAAAATGTCCTCTTACATCTTCAACCTCAAGCCAGGTGACGAAGTCACGATTTCCGGTCCTTACGGTGAATTCTTTATTGCAGACACCGAAGCTGAAATGATCTACATCGGTGGTGGTGCCGGTATGGCTCCGCTGCGATCTCACATTTACGAGCTCTTCAAAGAACGCAAAACCAACCGGAAGGTCTCCTACTGGTACGGTGCCCGCAGTATGCGTGAAATGTTCTACGAAGATGAATTTCGGGCGATCGAAGAGGAATTCCCTAACTTTAAAATGCACATCGCCCTCTCAGACCCGATGCCGGAAGACAACTGGACCGGCCTGCAGGGCTTCATCCACCAGGTGCTGCTGGACGAATATCTGAGCAAGCACCCGGCTCCGGAAGATTGTGAATACTACATCTGCGGTCCGCCGATGATGTTGTCTGCCGTACGTAACATGCTGGATGATCTGGGAGTTGAACCTGAGAACGTCCGGTACGATGACTTCGGTTAA
- the nqrE gene encoding NADH:ubiquinone reductase (Na(+)-transporting) subunit E, which translates to MFEHYLSLFIKCLFVENLALAFFLGMCTFLAVSKNVKTAMGLGIAVVVIQFITVPVNNIIYQHLLKKGALAWAGYPNVDLTFVGLICYIGVIAAMVQILEMTLDRYFPALYNSLGIFLPLITVNCAILGGTLFMVERDYNFAESCVFGLGSGLGWGLAIVALAGVREKLKYSDVPPGLRGLGITFITVGLMAMAFMAFSGIQL; encoded by the coding sequence ATGTTTGAACATTATCTGAGCCTGTTTATCAAATGTCTCTTCGTCGAGAATCTGGCTTTGGCCTTCTTTCTCGGGATGTGTACCTTTCTGGCTGTTTCCAAGAATGTGAAAACCGCCATGGGACTGGGGATTGCGGTGGTTGTCATCCAGTTCATCACCGTACCCGTGAATAATATCATCTATCAGCATCTGCTGAAGAAGGGGGCGCTGGCCTGGGCTGGTTATCCCAATGTCGATCTGACCTTCGTCGGTCTGATCTGTTACATCGGCGTGATCGCGGCGATGGTACAGATCCTCGAAATGACACTCGACCGCTACTTCCCCGCACTTTACAACTCCCTGGGGATCTTCCTTCCGCTGATCACCGTGAACTGTGCGATCCTGGGGGGCACCCTGTTTATGGTCGAGCGTGACTATAACTTTGCCGAAAGCTGCGTCTTCGGTCTGGGGTCCGGTCTGGGCTGGGGCCTGGCGATTGTTGCACTGGCCGGCGTACGTGAAAAACTCAAATACAGTGATGTTCCTCCGGGACTGCGCGGGCTGGGCATTACCTTCATTACCGTGGGGCTGATGGCAATGGCCTTTATGGCTTTCTCCGGTATCCAGCTGTAA